A genomic stretch from Glaciecola nitratireducens FR1064 includes:
- the hslU gene encoding HslU--HslV peptidase ATPase subunit, with protein MSEMTPREIVHALDKHIIGQSNAKKAVSIALRNRWRRMQLEPELRQEVTPKNILMIGPTGVGKTEIARRLAKLANAPFIKVEATKFTEVGYVGKEVETIIRDLADIAVKMTKEDAAKKVKYRAEESAEERILDILLPPAKSVTGEREDNQDKGTRQVFRKKLREGQLDDKEIELDIALPQVGVEIMAPPGMEEMTNQLQGMFQNLSGEKSKKKKKLKIKDAYKLLVEEESSKLVNQQDLKEAAIESLEQNGIVFIDEIDKICKREGNQSGDVSREGVQRDLLPLVEGSTVSTKHGMVKTDHILFIASGAFQMAKPSDLIPELQGRLPIRVELSALRVEDFVRILTEPDASLTLQYKALLKTEGVDVTFSESGIQRIAEVAWQVNEKTENIGARRLYTVLERLMEEISFEASDRAGDSFIIDIDYVNHHLENLADNEDLSRFIL; from the coding sequence ATGTCAGAGATGACTCCCAGAGAAATTGTACATGCGTTAGATAAGCACATTATTGGGCAATCTAATGCAAAAAAAGCGGTCTCGATAGCGTTGAGAAATCGCTGGCGCAGAATGCAGCTTGAGCCAGAGCTGCGCCAAGAGGTGACGCCGAAAAATATTTTGATGATTGGTCCAACCGGTGTGGGAAAAACCGAAATTGCTCGTCGCTTAGCAAAGCTTGCGAATGCGCCTTTTATAAAAGTAGAAGCCACTAAATTTACCGAAGTGGGCTACGTGGGCAAGGAAGTCGAAACGATCATTCGCGATCTAGCCGATATAGCGGTCAAGATGACCAAAGAAGATGCCGCAAAAAAAGTGAAGTATCGTGCTGAAGAGTCAGCAGAAGAACGTATTCTTGATATTCTTCTACCGCCGGCTAAAAGCGTAACAGGCGAGCGCGAAGATAATCAAGATAAAGGTACTCGTCAGGTTTTTCGTAAAAAACTACGCGAAGGTCAGCTGGACGATAAAGAAATTGAGTTAGACATTGCTTTACCTCAGGTTGGTGTTGAAATTATGGCGCCACCGGGCATGGAAGAAATGACCAATCAATTGCAAGGAATGTTTCAAAACTTGTCCGGCGAGAAGAGCAAGAAGAAGAAAAAGTTAAAAATTAAAGATGCCTACAAATTACTCGTTGAAGAAGAGTCGAGCAAGTTGGTGAATCAACAAGACCTAAAAGAAGCGGCGATTGAATCGCTTGAGCAAAACGGCATTGTATTTATCGATGAGATTGACAAAATATGTAAACGAGAGGGAAATCAGTCTGGAGACGTTTCAAGAGAAGGCGTTCAGCGCGATCTGTTGCCCTTAGTTGAAGGTTCAACAGTGTCAACCAAACACGGTATGGTCAAAACCGATCATATCTTGTTTATTGCGTCGGGTGCCTTTCAAATGGCTAAGCCGTCAGATTTGATCCCTGAGTTACAAGGGCGCCTGCCCATTCGTGTGGAACTGTCAGCATTGCGAGTCGAGGACTTTGTTAGGATCCTAACTGAGCCCGATGCATCGCTTACACTGCAATACAAAGCACTGTTAAAGACAGAGGGTGTTGACGTCACCTTCTCTGAATCAGGCATTCAACGCATTGCGGAAGTTGCTTGGCAGGTAAACGAAAAAACCGAAAATATTGGTGCCAGACGCCTGTATACTGTCTTAGAGCGTTTGATGGAAGAGATTTCCTTTGAGGCGTCGGACAGAGCCGGCGATTCCTTTATTATCGATATTGATTACGTCAACCATCACTTAGAAAATTTAGCAGATAATGAAGACTTAAGTAGATTTATACTGTAG
- a CDS encoding peptidase domain-containing ABC transporter yields MSPIQTSNIGDKMREHNSANKKSSTNASQLLSFSSKPQLNIIMQAEASECGLACVTMLANFHGNQISLDKLRQVSPVSNQGSNLTQLMQLGDLLGFSCRALKAELSELNELQTPCILHWNFQHFVVLNKVTKRYCEIADPALGLRKLTIQQVSEAFTGIAVEMQPNTKFYKASAAQKLELGHFLSNAIGVKRQLGILFGLSLLLQLFAIAAPFYMQTVIDEVIVKSDTSLLNVLAIAFLLLLCIDTITVMLRERVMLYFSNQFSIHMATRVFTHLLSLPVDYFQKRHLGDVVSRFGSLQNIRQIVTSGIISGLIDGLMAILMLIVLFFYSPKLASIVCLTVVFYALLRWLFFQAMKRQNMEVIQSQALESSHFMQSIRAIKTIKLNNKGMQRSSQWLNLLTNAMNKQIKLSRWQINFSVLNKILFGLENIVIIYLAANLVTINLFSIGMLYAFISYKAKFIDATDSLINNWLEFKLLRVHLDRLADIVFTKSEITKSVENEVNNNVEHLTNNVQSAFHLSAHDMSFQHHETQTPIFEKLNLNITHGKSVVISGSSGCGKSTLLLCLMGLNNSHTGQIYINGYLLNASNRHQQGIAAVLQDDQLLSGSLLENITDFAATTDLPLAIDVAKMACLHNDIMQMTMQYNTLVGDMGSTLSGGQKQRLLLARALYKKPSLLFLDEATSHLDAATESAINKNLRKLSMTKIMIAHRQETIASADIVFALINGELHDVTHQHLTNTNQQQTS; encoded by the coding sequence ATGAGCCCTATCCAAACCTCAAATATCGGCGACAAGATGCGTGAACATAATAGCGCTAATAAAAAATCATCAACTAATGCAAGTCAATTGCTTAGCTTTTCATCAAAGCCACAACTGAATATTATAATGCAGGCTGAAGCGAGTGAATGCGGCTTAGCGTGTGTCACTATGCTTGCCAATTTTCACGGCAATCAAATAAGTTTAGACAAGTTGCGGCAAGTCAGTCCAGTATCAAACCAAGGGAGTAATCTAACGCAACTTATGCAGCTTGGGGATCTACTAGGATTCTCTTGTAGAGCTTTAAAAGCTGAGCTTTCAGAACTTAATGAGCTGCAAACACCCTGTATTCTGCATTGGAATTTTCAACATTTTGTAGTTTTGAACAAAGTGACCAAACGTTATTGTGAGATTGCAGATCCTGCACTGGGTTTGAGAAAATTAACGATACAACAAGTTAGCGAAGCCTTTACCGGCATAGCTGTTGAAATGCAACCAAACACAAAATTTTACAAGGCGAGTGCTGCGCAGAAACTAGAGTTAGGGCACTTCTTGAGCAATGCTATCGGTGTTAAGCGCCAGCTAGGAATACTGTTCGGCTTGAGTTTGCTACTGCAGCTTTTCGCTATTGCTGCGCCATTTTATATGCAAACAGTTATCGATGAAGTCATTGTGAAGTCGGATACGTCGTTGCTCAACGTGCTCGCAATCGCTTTCCTGCTGTTGTTATGCATTGATACAATAACGGTAATGCTGCGCGAGCGTGTCATGCTGTACTTTTCAAATCAATTTAGTATCCACATGGCCACCCGTGTTTTTACTCACCTGCTCTCACTGCCGGTAGATTATTTTCAAAAGAGGCATTTAGGTGACGTTGTCAGCCGCTTCGGTTCACTTCAAAATATTCGTCAAATAGTGACTTCCGGTATTATCTCAGGCCTTATTGATGGCTTGATGGCAATACTCATGCTTATCGTTTTGTTTTTCTATTCGCCAAAGCTTGCCAGCATTGTCTGTTTAACTGTCGTTTTTTATGCACTTTTACGCTGGTTATTCTTTCAAGCAATGAAGCGTCAAAATATGGAAGTCATTCAAAGCCAAGCCCTAGAAAGCTCACACTTTATGCAAAGCATACGCGCAATAAAAACAATCAAGCTCAATAACAAAGGCATGCAACGCAGCTCTCAATGGCTCAATCTCCTTACTAATGCGATGAACAAACAAATTAAGCTTTCGCGCTGGCAAATAAACTTTTCGGTGTTGAATAAAATACTATTTGGTTTAGAGAATATCGTTATCATTTACCTAGCCGCAAACTTAGTCACCATCAACCTATTTTCGATAGGCATGCTTTATGCGTTTATCAGCTATAAAGCTAAATTTATTGATGCGACAGACAGTTTGATCAACAACTGGCTGGAATTCAAATTGTTAAGAGTCCATTTGGATAGATTAGCCGACATTGTTTTTACCAAGAGTGAAATAACGAAAAGCGTAGAGAATGAAGTTAACAATAATGTCGAACACTTAACTAACAATGTTCAGAGCGCATTTCACTTATCAGCGCATGACATGTCTTTTCAGCACCATGAAACACAAACACCTATTTTTGAAAAGCTCAATTTGAACATTACGCACGGTAAGAGCGTTGTCATTTCAGGTTCAAGCGGTTGTGGTAAATCGACCCTATTGCTGTGTTTAATGGGCTTAAACAATAGCCACACAGGTCAAATCTATATCAATGGCTATTTACTTAATGCTAGCAATCGACATCAGCAGGGCATTGCGGCAGTGCTTCAAGACGATCAGTTACTTAGTGGTTCGTTGCTTGAAAATATTACCGATTTTGCTGCCACAACAGATCTTCCTCTGGCTATCGATGTTGCAAAAATGGCGTGCCTACACAACGATATTATGCAAATGACGATGCAATACAACACGCTAGTAGGCGATATGGGAAGTACCTTAAGTGGTGGTCAAAAACAGCGACTACTGCTTGCAAGAGCACTCTACAAAAAACCAAGCCTATTGTTTCTTGATGAGGCAACAAGTCATCTTGACGCAGCAACAGAAAGTGCCATCAACAAAAATTTACGCAAATTGAGCATGACAAAAATTATGATTGCTCACCGACAAGAAACCATAGCAAGTGCGGATATTGTGTTTGCTTTGATTAACGGCGAGTTACACGATGTTACGCATCAACATCTCACCAATACCAACCAGCAACAAACGTCATAA
- a CDS encoding response regulator transcription factor yields MNMITQLQTLSKREKQIAMKIMEGLPNKIIAADLFISERTVKFHCANIYRKLNISNRTTLIAAYYKDLYNLAS; encoded by the coding sequence ATGAATATGATTACTCAACTACAAACATTGTCGAAACGAGAAAAACAGATAGCGATGAAAATTATGGAAGGCTTGCCCAATAAGATTATTGCAGCTGACTTATTCATTAGTGAGCGTACGGTTAAATTTCATTGCGCGAACATATATAGAAAGCTCAACATAAGCAATAGAACCACGTTGATAGCGGCTTACTATAAGGATTTGTATAACTTAGCCTCATAG
- the hslV gene encoding ATP-dependent protease subunit HslV, translating into MTTIVSVRRGNQVVIAGDGQVSLGNTVMKGNAKKVRRLYNNKVLAGFAGGTADAFTLFERFESKLEMHQGHLTKAAVELAKDWRTDRMLRKLEALLAVADHSASLIITGNGDVIQPEQDLIAIGSGGPFAQAAATALFANTDLSAKEIAEKSLTIAGDICVFTNQNQTIEILEY; encoded by the coding sequence ATGACAACGATCGTATCAGTTCGTAGAGGCAATCAGGTTGTGATTGCAGGTGATGGCCAAGTTTCACTTGGAAATACCGTTATGAAAGGTAATGCAAAGAAGGTTAGACGCCTTTACAACAACAAAGTACTCGCTGGTTTTGCTGGCGGTACCGCCGACGCTTTCACTTTATTTGAGCGCTTTGAATCCAAATTGGAAATGCATCAAGGACATCTTACTAAAGCAGCTGTTGAGTTAGCGAAAGACTGGCGAACCGATAGGATGCTCCGAAAGTTAGAAGCATTACTTGCTGTCGCTGATCATAGTGCATCTCTGATCATTACGGGAAACGGTGATGTCATTCAACCAGAACAAGACCTTATCGCAATTGGTTCAGGTGGACCATTTGCCCAAGCTGCGGCTACGGCACTATTTGCCAACACTGATTTAAGCGCCAAAGAAATCGCTGAAAAAAGTTTGACCATAGCGGGCGATATTTGCGTATTTACCAATCAAAATCAGACGATTGAAATACTCGAATATTAA
- a CDS encoding SPOR domain-containing protein gives MAQKDYVARSQKKKQPPRKKKQAPQAVAWVKVVLAILVVSVFVAGLWYLKDATGDDASKSSESAQAPVDSANAPAKSINDEKDPLPVLKEEDWEFIEGLPSYSVEVEVDELPNSDRRYLMQCGSFRKQSQAEELKATIAFQGLESQVLESEGSKGIWFRVVLGPYETKRDAERDRHALRSARINRCQIWNWD, from the coding sequence ATGGCGCAAAAAGATTACGTGGCGCGTAGCCAAAAGAAGAAACAGCCTCCTAGGAAGAAAAAACAAGCCCCGCAAGCCGTTGCTTGGGTTAAAGTTGTGCTCGCTATCCTAGTCGTGAGCGTCTTTGTAGCAGGCTTGTGGTACTTGAAAGATGCGACTGGAGATGATGCGAGTAAGTCTTCAGAAAGTGCCCAAGCACCTGTTGATAGTGCAAATGCGCCTGCAAAATCAATTAACGATGAAAAAGATCCATTACCTGTGCTTAAAGAAGAAGATTGGGAGTTTATTGAGGGACTTCCATCTTATTCAGTGGAGGTTGAGGTAGATGAATTACCAAATTCAGATCGCCGCTATCTAATGCAGTGTGGTTCATTTAGAAAACAGTCACAAGCAGAAGAGTTAAAGGCAACAATTGCATTTCAAGGCTTAGAGTCGCAAGTGCTTGAAAGCGAGGGTTCAAAAGGTATCTGGTTTCGCGTTGTTTTAGGACCCTACGAAACAAAGCGTGACGCCGAACGAGATCGACACGCTTTACGTTCTGCCCGTATTAATCGATGCCAAATTTGGAATTGGGATTAA
- a CDS encoding autotransporter assembly complex protein TamA, whose protein sequence is MLNAIRAYSYYQASVEFSNFNKKSFDDNAVQIKVKLGPKLKVGAVTLEFDESAVQETYFPNELKDVIKSLRELEGKFLEQSKYDGLKTRMQTFALIFGYFDFVLDKSEVRVTLAENQADMYLKFNFGARYRFGPLEYVAENRGSELVESVKPFEENTYFDQQKISEFTQLIRQTAYYNSVIVRANVNAMSSAERALNIVPIEVLLTAKPRDTYQFGIGASTDSGPRVTANWVRPWVNLRGHSLSSELYISGPKKNVSMGYTIPMANPLNDFFKIQTGYQEINEEQRDSQTYTLAAQRQLGAKNKDDWDKILFLRYEYENFIQGIDEEQSTQLLLPGVTLNRVRKDGELFVNWGDRQQITVEAASESVVSDVNIVRVTARTKWIRTFGKHRYILRGDAGAIVTNDFEQVPSSLRFFVGGDQTVRGFGLNSISESRIDESTGNIELIGAQFLAVASTEYAYQVSNDWRVAVFLDAGSASNDFGKSPIYGTGLGAHWLSPIGTIRLYIARGISDTEKNWRIHFSIGPGI, encoded by the coding sequence GTGTTAAACGCAATTCGTGCATATTCTTATTATCAAGCAAGCGTTGAGTTTTCAAACTTCAATAAAAAATCATTTGATGACAACGCTGTTCAAATAAAAGTGAAGTTAGGACCAAAGTTAAAGGTGGGTGCTGTAACACTAGAGTTTGATGAATCGGCAGTACAAGAAACTTATTTTCCAAATGAATTAAAAGACGTAATTAAATCTCTGCGCGAGCTCGAAGGGAAGTTTTTAGAACAATCCAAGTACGATGGTTTAAAAACGAGAATGCAGACTTTCGCTTTGATATTTGGCTATTTCGATTTCGTACTCGATAAAAGTGAAGTTCGAGTAACTTTGGCTGAGAATCAGGCCGACATGTATTTGAAATTCAATTTTGGCGCTCGATATCGCTTTGGTCCGCTTGAATATGTTGCTGAAAATAGAGGTTCTGAGCTTGTCGAGTCGGTCAAACCATTCGAAGAGAACACGTACTTCGATCAACAAAAAATTAGCGAGTTTACTCAACTCATTCGCCAAACTGCTTATTACAACAGTGTCATCGTGCGAGCAAATGTGAACGCTATGAGTAGCGCTGAGCGAGCATTAAATATTGTGCCAATTGAAGTGCTTCTTACCGCGAAGCCAAGGGACACCTATCAGTTTGGAATTGGTGCTTCAACTGATTCGGGCCCCAGAGTGACCGCAAATTGGGTGCGACCTTGGGTGAATTTGCGTGGCCATAGTTTGTCGTCTGAACTCTACATCTCTGGTCCAAAAAAGAATGTTTCTATGGGGTATACGATCCCTATGGCAAATCCCCTAAACGATTTTTTTAAAATCCAAACGGGTTATCAAGAGATCAATGAAGAGCAAAGAGACAGTCAAACCTATACGCTAGCTGCCCAACGCCAGTTAGGTGCAAAAAATAAAGACGATTGGGACAAAATACTCTTTCTACGATATGAATATGAAAACTTCATCCAAGGCATAGATGAAGAGCAATCAACACAGTTACTTTTGCCGGGTGTCACGTTGAATCGCGTTCGAAAAGACGGCGAGTTGTTTGTAAATTGGGGCGATAGGCAGCAAATTACAGTTGAGGCGGCTTCAGAGAGTGTCGTCTCAGACGTCAATATTGTTCGCGTAACTGCTCGAACTAAATGGATAAGAACATTTGGTAAACATCGCTACATTTTGCGCGGTGATGCAGGTGCTATTGTTACCAATGATTTTGAGCAAGTACCGTCAAGTCTTAGATTCTTTGTAGGTGGAGATCAAACTGTACGTGGTTTCGGACTAAACAGCATTAGCGAAAGTCGCATTGATGAAAGTACCGGCAACATAGAGCTCATTGGTGCGCAGTTTTTAGCTGTTGCTAGCACTGAATATGCTTATCAAGTGAGTAATGATTGGCGTGTCGCTGTTTTTCTTGATGCGGGGAGCGCGAGCAATGACTTTGGAAAATCACCTATTTACGGGACGGGACTCGGCGCACATTGGTTGTCACCTATTGGAACAATTCGACTGTATATTGCTAGAGGAATTAGTGATACGGAAAAAAATTGGCGAATTCACTTTTCTATAGGGCCAGGGATTTAA
- a CDS encoding translocation/assembly module TamB domain-containing protein encodes MGEVLVSQNSAELLKLKGFLLALSFQDQLNISKLNLDSLDVRLPKPADAELNENKVSPRAGQKPREWLSAIANYRYEPIVLPEIYIPIELTLKNSMLRNICIRQQVQDDSIETILCNDSLALSLAIINQKVDTSIVMGNLHQGTETPMFTPLNLKMTAAVNFAKKFEHNLTLTAHNKDTPIAVVASKESSAKQEAAKQEAAKQDTPIFDNTSGFQFKSQGNINKLNAALTHLPSQQKMLGLASTLELSKPTLPLELDIKFEELSAVIADDLQTLFPSLSDEVISQVKGVSLLQTKIGGDMQGYRLTSMVKMQEIMGVENFELNALVKPMGAKQGARSLIDIQKLNLSGSVGELDYAGKATIASKDNELHELSFNGTLNLESIQLSKLDPALDSLISGQLPHSFTITEASQSVAVNGARLSGAWQNLPLLLVADAELEKSGNVKVEGVRLTQGNNQLNVQGNLYSTTALESIAQLGVKFPDKNKTSDSSLDFTIDLNALSDIYPSLDGQVFAKGNVSGAIETPQIVVQANVKELSAADARLEEAIIDLSVNMAEKLASSAQISISNLFAGGQNIPQLDVLLSGNESEQSLRLSIPEGEYITEQFFRGQLNADNTSWSGKWLEGKVLSSFAELILQDQPDLTVNLQPFSLYLAGHCWEGRGDRLCTEDIDASEQKAKTKIVLDYNVMNEGVAKLLPNFDIDASALNVNIDLNVDWQKQQGLNFSADVLSENAVLVSEGSKVRIEDIVAKVQGTPKNINSNFSFSSTEAGRVVINSQLDLASQPYQHKGSININQFAVSYFASFVTAVKDLNGDINANITFDGPIEKPSLQGQLVIADGAVVLKEYPLKLADYNQKVVFDGSKADFSGQFVLGEGRGSVEGDVDFTDDLIVNIMVAGDKLDIAYETYKFKVSPDLKIKLSPELLSISGKVDVPYARVKIKSLPPSAKSPSQDIIVVDEKKVAKQGQLPIDVDLNILIDKDKKGEVKLDALDLKAELSGDLRVQVDAQNTRVNGLVQVLKGSYEAYSQVLQIRKGEITFSGQPDVPAFDIEAIRNPLNTNDGVIAGIRVTGNAIKPSVDLFSEPSMEQAKQLSYLITGAGTFGGGSGNSEETTMVNALVSFGVGQSENGIGSLGQKLGVKDLNLQTAGQGQGTKVELSGQLAEGVKITYGVGVFDSISEVSVHYQLLPQVYLEAVSGVNNTLDLYYQITSKD; translated from the coding sequence GTGGGTGAAGTTTTAGTTTCCCAAAACAGCGCTGAGTTGCTAAAGCTTAAGGGCTTCTTGTTGGCTTTATCTTTTCAAGACCAACTGAATATATCTAAGTTAAACCTTGATTCTCTTGATGTGCGGCTACCCAAGCCGGCGGACGCCGAGCTTAATGAAAATAAGGTTAGCCCAAGGGCAGGGCAAAAACCTAGAGAGTGGTTGAGCGCAATTGCAAACTATCGATATGAGCCCATTGTTTTGCCAGAGATTTATATCCCAATTGAGTTAACGCTTAAAAATTCAATGCTGCGAAATATTTGCATTCGTCAGCAGGTACAAGACGATTCAATCGAAACGATTTTATGCAATGACAGTTTAGCGCTCAGTTTGGCGATAATTAATCAAAAAGTAGATACCAGCATTGTCATGGGTAATTTACATCAAGGCACAGAAACGCCAATGTTTACGCCGCTAAATCTAAAAATGACAGCAGCAGTAAATTTCGCGAAAAAGTTTGAACACAATTTAACGCTAACCGCGCACAATAAAGACACACCTATTGCCGTAGTTGCTTCGAAAGAGAGCTCGGCTAAACAAGAGGCGGCTAAACAAGAGGCGGCTAAACAAGACACACCTATTTTCGACAACACAAGCGGTTTCCAATTCAAAAGCCAAGGAAACATCAACAAGCTCAACGCAGCGCTAACGCATTTGCCAAGTCAGCAAAAAATGCTTGGTTTAGCGTCCACTCTTGAGTTGTCAAAACCAACACTTCCTCTTGAACTTGATATTAAATTTGAAGAGTTATCGGCTGTTATTGCTGATGATCTGCAAACTTTGTTTCCTTCGCTCAGCGATGAAGTGATTTCGCAGGTGAAAGGTGTGTCTTTGTTGCAAACAAAAATAGGCGGGGACATGCAGGGTTATCGATTGACCAGCATGGTTAAAATGCAAGAAATTATGGGTGTTGAAAATTTTGAACTCAATGCGCTAGTTAAACCGATGGGTGCAAAGCAAGGGGCGCGTTCTCTTATCGATATTCAAAAACTCAATCTAAGTGGCAGCGTTGGTGAGCTTGATTATGCAGGGAAAGCTACAATAGCGTCTAAAGACAATGAGCTGCATGAACTATCCTTCAATGGCACTCTAAACCTCGAATCTATCCAATTGTCAAAGTTAGATCCTGCGTTAGATTCTTTGATTTCTGGTCAATTACCACATAGTTTTACCATTACAGAGGCAAGTCAGTCAGTGGCCGTCAACGGAGCGAGATTAAGCGGTGCATGGCAAAATTTGCCGTTATTGTTAGTTGCGGATGCAGAATTAGAAAAAAGTGGCAACGTGAAAGTCGAAGGCGTCCGTTTAACTCAGGGCAACAATCAGTTAAACGTGCAAGGTAATCTTTATTCTACAACAGCACTCGAATCTATTGCGCAGTTAGGCGTAAAGTTTCCAGATAAAAACAAAACAAGCGATTCCAGTCTCGACTTCACCATCGATTTAAATGCTTTAAGTGACATCTATCCGAGTTTGGACGGTCAGGTTTTTGCAAAAGGTAATGTGTCTGGAGCTATAGAGACTCCTCAAATCGTTGTACAAGCGAATGTGAAGGAGCTGAGCGCAGCCGACGCGCGCTTAGAAGAAGCTATCATTGACCTCAGCGTTAATATGGCGGAAAAGTTAGCGTCTAGCGCGCAAATATCCATTTCAAACCTGTTTGCTGGCGGACAGAATATTCCACAACTTGATGTCCTGCTGAGTGGTAATGAGAGTGAGCAATCCCTGCGGCTGAGTATTCCTGAAGGTGAATATATTACAGAGCAATTTTTTAGAGGTCAGTTAAACGCTGACAATACAAGTTGGTCTGGCAAGTGGTTAGAGGGAAAGGTCCTATCTAGTTTTGCAGAACTTATATTGCAAGATCAGCCTGATTTGACGGTAAACCTGCAGCCATTTAGTTTGTATCTTGCAGGGCACTGTTGGGAAGGGCGCGGAGATAGACTATGTACAGAAGATATCGACGCATCAGAACAAAAAGCCAAAACAAAGATTGTGCTAGATTATAACGTGATGAACGAGGGGGTAGCGAAGCTTTTACCTAACTTTGATATAGATGCTTCTGCTTTAAATGTGAATATCGACCTTAATGTTGACTGGCAGAAGCAACAAGGACTTAATTTTTCTGCCGACGTTTTATCTGAGAATGCTGTCTTGGTTTCGGAAGGAAGTAAAGTTCGCATCGAGGATATTGTAGCTAAGGTTCAAGGAACGCCCAAGAATATCAATAGTAATTTCAGCTTTAGCAGTACCGAAGCTGGTCGCGTTGTGATTAATAGCCAATTAGATTTGGCAAGCCAGCCCTATCAACATAAAGGGAGCATTAATATTAACCAATTTGCGGTGTCTTATTTTGCTTCTTTTGTAACTGCAGTTAAAGATTTAAATGGTGATATTAACGCTAACATAACGTTCGACGGGCCAATAGAAAAACCATCACTACAAGGGCAGCTGGTTATCGCAGACGGTGCCGTTGTGCTAAAAGAATATCCTTTAAAGTTGGCCGATTATAACCAAAAAGTTGTATTTGATGGTTCGAAAGCTGATTTTTCTGGGCAGTTTGTGCTGGGCGAAGGAAGAGGCAGCGTAGAGGGTGATGTCGACTTTACTGACGATCTTATTGTTAATATTATGGTTGCCGGCGATAAGCTCGATATTGCGTATGAGACTTACAAATTTAAAGTATCTCCTGATTTGAAGATCAAACTATCGCCTGAACTGTTGTCTATTTCAGGGAAGGTCGACGTACCTTATGCCAGAGTAAAAATTAAGTCACTACCGCCTAGCGCAAAATCGCCCTCTCAAGACATTATTGTGGTTGATGAGAAGAAGGTGGCAAAGCAAGGGCAATTGCCTATCGACGTAGACCTTAATATATTAATTGATAAAGATAAGAAGGGAGAGGTGAAACTTGACGCTTTGGATTTAAAAGCAGAGTTAAGTGGTGACCTACGGGTTCAAGTAGATGCGCAAAATACCAGGGTAAATGGTCTTGTTCAAGTCCTTAAAGGTAGCTATGAAGCCTATTCTCAAGTTCTTCAGATCAGGAAAGGAGAAATCACTTTTAGTGGGCAACCTGACGTTCCTGCATTCGATATCGAAGCTATTCGTAATCCATTAAATACAAATGATGGAGTAATTGCAGGTATTAGAGTCACCGGCAACGCGATCAAGCCTTCTGTGGATCTTTTTTCTGAGCCATCAATGGAGCAAGCTAAACAACTGTCTTATCTGATAACTGGTGCTGGTACTTTTGGGGGCGGCTCGGGTAATTCGGAAGAAACTACGATGGTTAACGCGCTCGTCAGTTTTGGTGTAGGGCAAAGCGAGAATGGTATCGGTAGCTTAGGCCAAAAATTAGGTGTGAAAGATTTGAACTTGCAAACTGCTGGACAAGGTCAAGGCACTAAAGTCGAACTTTCAGGACAACTTGCTGAAGGCGTGAAAATCACATACGGTGTTGGTGTATTTGATTCTATAAGTGAGGTGAGTGTTCACTATCAATTGCTCCCTCAAGTATACCTTGAAGCGGTGAGTGGAGTGAACAACACGCTCGATTTGTATTATCAAATCACCAGTAAGGACTAA